Proteins found in one Magnolia sinica isolate HGM2019 chromosome 5, MsV1, whole genome shotgun sequence genomic segment:
- the LOC131245833 gene encoding SNF1-related protein kinase catalytic subunit alpha KIN10 isoform X2, translating to MLGEATGLSLRSNSLPFESLPLRILFRATRPISSITGTRRMEGPTGKVSNSADMFLPNYKLGKTLGIGSFGKVKIAEHALTGHKVAIKILNRRKIKNMEMEEKVRREIKILRLFMHPHIIRLYEVIETQTDIYVVMEYVKSGELFDYIVEKGRLQEEEARCFFQQIISGVEYCHRNMVVHRDLKPENLLLDSKCNVKIADFGLSNIMRDGHFLKTSCGSPNYAAPEVISGKLYAGPEVDVWSCGVILYALLCGTLPFDDENIPNLFKKIKGGIYTLPSHLSAGARDLIPRMLVVDPMKRMTIPEIRQHPWFQAHLPRYLAVPPPDTMQQAKKIDEEILQEVLKMGFDRNQLVESLRNRIQNEATVAYYLLLDNRFRVSSGYLGAEFQESMECGFPRMHPGDTATSPIGHHLPGYMDHQGIGLRPQFPVERKWALGLQSRAHPREIMTEVLKALQELNVCWKKIGHYNMKCRWFPGFPGHSNHIFGDESAIVENDSAVRSPNVVKFEVQLYKTREEKYLLDLQRVNGPQFLFLDLCAAFLAQLRVL from the exons ATGCTCGGAGAGGCTACAGGGCTTTCTCTCCGTTCGAATTCCCTCCCCTTCGAATCCCTTCCCCTTCGAATCCTCTTCCGCGCGACAAGGCCGATCTCTTCTATTACAGGTACTAG GAGAATGGAAGGACCAACAGGCAAAGTAAGCAACAGCGCTGACATGTTCTTGCCAAATTACAAACTTGGAAAGACTCTCGGCATTGGTTCATTTGGTAAGGTGAAAATTGCAGAGCATGCTTTGACCGGCCACAAAGTGGCTATCAAGATCCTTAACCGTCGTAAGATAAAGAACATGGAAATGGAAGAAAAAG TGAGACGTGAAATCAAAATATTGAGGCTGTTCATGCATCCTCATATTATACGCCTGTATGAGGTTATAGAGACACAGACTGATATTTATGTTGTCATGGAGTATGTGAAATCAGGGGAGCTGTTTGATTACATTGTAGAGAAGGGTAGATTACAAGAGGAAGAGGCTCGTTGTTTTTTTCAACAG ATTATTTCCGGTGTTGAATACTGCCACAGAAATATGGTAGTTCATCGGGACCTTAAGCCAGAGAATCTGCTTTTGGATTCCAAATGCAATGTTAAAATTGCAGATTTTGGGTTGAGCAATATCATGCGTGACGGCCATTTCCTCAAGACTAGCTGTGGAAGCCCAAATTATGCTGCACCTGAG GTTATCTCTGGAAAACTATATGCAGGGCCAGAAGTAGATGTTTGGAGCTGTGGTGTTATCTTGTATGCCCTTCTTTGTGGTACTCTTCCATTCGATGATGAAAACATCCCAAATCTGTTCAAGAAAATAAAG GGTGGAATATACACTCTTCCGAGTCATTTGTCAGCTGGGGCAAGGGATTTGATCCCCAGGATGTTGGTGGTTGATCCTATGAAGCGAATGACTATTCCTGAGATTCGTCAGCACCCGTGGTTCCAAGCCCATCTTCCGCGTTATTTAGCTGTGCCACCACCAGATACGATGCAACAGGCAAAAAAG ATTGACGAGGAAATTCTTCAAGAGGTGCTTAAAATGGGGTTTGACAGGAACCAGCTGGTTGAGTCGCTTCGTAACAGAATACAAAATGAG GCTACTGTTGCGTATTATTTGCTTTTGGACAATCGATTCCGCGTTTCCAGTGGCTATCTTGGAGCTGAGTTTCAGGAATCCATG GAATGTGGTTTCCCTCGTATGCATCCAGGCGATACTGCTACTTCACCCATTGGGCACCATCTTCCAGGATATATGGATCATCAAGGAATCGGTTTAAGACCACAGTTCCCTGTTGAAAGGAAATGGGCTCTTGGTCTCCAG TCCCGAGCTCATCCTCGTGAGATAATGACAGAGGTTCTCAAGGCTTTGCAAGAATTGAACGTATGTTGGAAAAAGATAGGGCACTACAACATGAAATGCAGATGGTTTCCTGGCTTTCCAGGGCATTCTAATCATATTTTTGGCGATGAATCTGCCATTGTTGAGAACGATAGTGCTGTTAGGTCACCCAACGTGGTCAAGTTTGAAGTGCag
- the LOC131245833 gene encoding SNF1-related protein kinase catalytic subunit alpha KIN10 isoform X1 has product MLGEATGLSLRSNSLPFESLPLRILFRATRPISSITGTRRMEGPTGKVSNSADMFLPNYKLGKTLGIGSFGKVKIAEHALTGHKVAIKILNRRKIKNMEMEEKVRREIKILRLFMHPHIIRLYEVIETQTDIYVVMEYVKSGELFDYIVEKGRLQEEEARCFFQQIISGVEYCHRNMVVHRDLKPENLLLDSKCNVKIADFGLSNIMRDGHFLKTSCGSPNYAAPEVISGKLYAGPEVDVWSCGVILYALLCGTLPFDDENIPNLFKKIKGGIYTLPSHLSAGARDLIPRMLVVDPMKRMTIPEIRQHPWFQAHLPRYLAVPPPDTMQQAKKAWIDEEILQEVLKMGFDRNQLVESLRNRIQNEATVAYYLLLDNRFRVSSGYLGAEFQESMECGFPRMHPGDTATSPIGHHLPGYMDHQGIGLRPQFPVERKWALGLQSRAHPREIMTEVLKALQELNVCWKKIGHYNMKCRWFPGFPGHSNHIFGDESAIVENDSAVRSPNVVKFEVQLYKTREEKYLLDLQRVNGPQFLFLDLCAAFLAQLRVL; this is encoded by the exons ATGCTCGGAGAGGCTACAGGGCTTTCTCTCCGTTCGAATTCCCTCCCCTTCGAATCCCTTCCCCTTCGAATCCTCTTCCGCGCGACAAGGCCGATCTCTTCTATTACAGGTACTAG GAGAATGGAAGGACCAACAGGCAAAGTAAGCAACAGCGCTGACATGTTCTTGCCAAATTACAAACTTGGAAAGACTCTCGGCATTGGTTCATTTGGTAAGGTGAAAATTGCAGAGCATGCTTTGACCGGCCACAAAGTGGCTATCAAGATCCTTAACCGTCGTAAGATAAAGAACATGGAAATGGAAGAAAAAG TGAGACGTGAAATCAAAATATTGAGGCTGTTCATGCATCCTCATATTATACGCCTGTATGAGGTTATAGAGACACAGACTGATATTTATGTTGTCATGGAGTATGTGAAATCAGGGGAGCTGTTTGATTACATTGTAGAGAAGGGTAGATTACAAGAGGAAGAGGCTCGTTGTTTTTTTCAACAG ATTATTTCCGGTGTTGAATACTGCCACAGAAATATGGTAGTTCATCGGGACCTTAAGCCAGAGAATCTGCTTTTGGATTCCAAATGCAATGTTAAAATTGCAGATTTTGGGTTGAGCAATATCATGCGTGACGGCCATTTCCTCAAGACTAGCTGTGGAAGCCCAAATTATGCTGCACCTGAG GTTATCTCTGGAAAACTATATGCAGGGCCAGAAGTAGATGTTTGGAGCTGTGGTGTTATCTTGTATGCCCTTCTTTGTGGTACTCTTCCATTCGATGATGAAAACATCCCAAATCTGTTCAAGAAAATAAAG GGTGGAATATACACTCTTCCGAGTCATTTGTCAGCTGGGGCAAGGGATTTGATCCCCAGGATGTTGGTGGTTGATCCTATGAAGCGAATGACTATTCCTGAGATTCGTCAGCACCCGTGGTTCCAAGCCCATCTTCCGCGTTATTTAGCTGTGCCACCACCAGATACGATGCAACAGGCAAAAAAGGCATGG ATTGACGAGGAAATTCTTCAAGAGGTGCTTAAAATGGGGTTTGACAGGAACCAGCTGGTTGAGTCGCTTCGTAACAGAATACAAAATGAG GCTACTGTTGCGTATTATTTGCTTTTGGACAATCGATTCCGCGTTTCCAGTGGCTATCTTGGAGCTGAGTTTCAGGAATCCATG GAATGTGGTTTCCCTCGTATGCATCCAGGCGATACTGCTACTTCACCCATTGGGCACCATCTTCCAGGATATATGGATCATCAAGGAATCGGTTTAAGACCACAGTTCCCTGTTGAAAGGAAATGGGCTCTTGGTCTCCAG TCCCGAGCTCATCCTCGTGAGATAATGACAGAGGTTCTCAAGGCTTTGCAAGAATTGAACGTATGTTGGAAAAAGATAGGGCACTACAACATGAAATGCAGATGGTTTCCTGGCTTTCCAGGGCATTCTAATCATATTTTTGGCGATGAATCTGCCATTGTTGAGAACGATAGTGCTGTTAGGTCACCCAACGTGGTCAAGTTTGAAGTGCag